Within the Maribacter sp. BPC-D8 genome, the region GGCAATAGTGTAAGACCTATGAATTCTAAGAAAATTATCGCCTGGTAGTTCATCTGTAAAACTACTTAGTGTTCTATGGATGATATATTTAGCGGTTGGGGTAATAATTCTTATATAATCTTTTAAGCTCTCTATGACCATTATCTCCTCAAGGTATATTTTCTGAAGCTTCTTTTTATCGACCTTCACGAAAATTGATGGTTTCTCGTCTTTATCTGACGAACCATTATCTGAACCTTTCTTTAAACCAATTACACGGTCTACAGATTTAAAGAATCTAGGTAATGAAATAGGCTTCACCAAATAATCTATCGCCTCAAGCTCAAAACTTTTTAATGCATGCTCTTCATGTGCCGTAGTCATAATAACAAATGGCTTTTTATGTAACGTACTCAAGAATTCCAATCCGTCAAGAAAGGGCATATTAATATCTAAGAACATGATATCAACTTGGTGGTCTCTTAAAAAAGTTGATGCATCCAAGGCGTTTGAAAAGGTGCCTTCTAACTGCAATTCTTTAACTCTCTCTATATAGTTTTTAAGCACCTTTACTGCTAACGGTTCATCATCTACAACTATCACTTTCAAAATCATATCACCTTAAGCTTTAAAAAAACATTGAACATTTTATCCTCTTCGAATATCTGTAAATCATAATCATTTTTACCATACCCTAACTCTAAACGCTTTTTCACATTCGAGAGACCGATACCACCTCTTTTTACAGGATAAACATACTCTTTATTAACATTAGGTATAGAATTGGACACTTTAAAGTCCATAAAACCATCTTCCACCTTTATATCAATTTTTATCTTCATTTCCCCAATATTCTTACTTGCCCCATGCTTAAAGCAATTTTCTATAAGAGGAATAAGCAACATTGGCGGTATTTTACAATTAACAAGATCGCCTGAAATATTCATATCAATCTTCAAAGAGTCATCGAAACGAATACGTTCCAAATCTATGTAATTTCTAATACAATTAATTTCGCTAGTTAAATCTTGTCGTTGCTTTTTTGTTGCATACAATAAATAACGCATTAGCTCAGACAATTTTAAAATAACCTCGGGCGCCTGGTCAGATTTTTCTAGCGTTAAAGAATATATGTTATTTAAGGTATTAAAAAAGAAATGTGGAGAAACCTGAGAACGTAAAAAACGGAGTTCTGTTTTTAATTGTCTCTTTTCTAAATCATGTAGTTTACTACTTTCTCTAAGCCAATCGACCGTAAGTTTAATCGCTGTAAAAAAAGATATTACATACACCTCACCTATCATAGTTTGTACTGCGTAGCCAATAGTAAGTGTATCTATAATTTCGTTTGCTTCTGGCATAACATCTGTACTCACCAAATAATAGGTAAGGTTATATTTGAATAAGAGCATTACGAGTAAAGCCAATAATATATATATCGTATACTGAACGTATTTTTTAGTATAAATGAACTTTGGCATTAAGTAGTAGGCATTCAAATAAGCCAAAAACATGTGTATAGGAAAACCTATTAAATTGGTACGTAAAGAAAGTAGAAAATCGTCGTGAATGAAGGTCCAACGAAAAGTATTAAATCCGAAGTAGACCGACCAAAATAAAATGTGGTGCCAGGGTTTAATTTCACTGGTTCCGAAGAATTTAGGCCTATTTAAAAACTTTCTCAATCTAATATCCATAGGCTAAATACACTTCTGCTTTATTGACTTAATTTGACGTTGAGCATCAATCTTTAGTTGTTAGGCTAAAATTATTCGGATTAACCATTATTTTGAAAATATTCAACGTGACTGTTTCGAATAGGTAAATATTAATCGTTGCTAAATGTACTTAAAAACAACAAGAGCATGATTTCACTTTAAAATGAGATTAATAGCCAATTCGAATCGACTTATAATATTAAAAACACCCAAAGGGTAGAACAAATTAAAGTAAAAGGATTGACTTACCTAATATCCTTTAAATCTAAATATCGCAATAATTGATATAGCGAATGTTAGCAAAAATTTAATTACTACATTAAAAATAAGATTATGGCAATTGTCAATAAGAAATCAATAAAGTCAAAAAAAGCAGTTGCCCTATTATTGTTTTTACTATACCTAGGTGCCATATCAATGGCAGCTCAGAAAACACCTCTTACTTACGTAGCACAAAATACTACAGAAAACATTACAGTAGATGGAAAAATGGATGAGTCTTCATGGCAAAAAACATCTTGGTCCAGCAACTTTATAGATATTGAAGGTATTAAAAAGCCAACTTATGAAACCAAATTCAAAATGCTTTGGGACGATACCAATATCTATTTTTTTGCTGAATTAAAAGAACCACATGTTTGGGGAACTTTAAAACAAAAAGACACCATAATATTTTACAATAATGATTTTGAAATCTTTATTGACCCAGATGGTGACACTCATAATTACTACGAATTTGAAATGAACGCCTTAAATACCATATGGGATCTTTACCTATCTAAACCTTACAGAAACAACGGACATATAACTGATGGATGGGATTTTAAAGGAATAAAAACAGCAGTACAGGTAAACGGCACCTTAAACAATGTTTCTGATATTGATGAAGGTTGGTCTATAGAAATCGCAATACCATGGTCGTTCACCACTGCACCTGGCGGAAAACCTCATGTACCAGAAAATGAATCTTGGAGAATAAATTTTTCGAGAGTGAATTGGGATTTCGAAGTGCAAAACGGCAAGTATTCTCGAAAAAGAGATAGTGCAGGTAAATTTCTACCAGAATATAACTGGGTATGGTCACCGCAAGAAGTCATAAATATGCACGAACCAGAACGATGGGGTTATGTTTATTTCAACAAAGACTCTAATATCACCGAATATATAATACCTGAAGATGAACATATTAAGTGGTACATGTATGAATTGTATAGAAATCTTAAGAATGAAAATAGCGACAAAAAGAAGTGGACTTTAAAAAACGGACAGCTACAACACGAGCCTAAAACAATAGCAAAAAAGGCAATAGCTGCTGTTTTAGAAGAGAATAATTTCGGCTTTGACCTTTGGGTAAAAAGTCCGTTCACGAACAATAAATTAATCATACATACCGACGGAAAATTTGAAACCTACCATGATAAAACCAACTAAATTTTTAATTTTTTTCATTTTCGCCTTTATTATTTCATGTGAAACGAAGAAAGAAACAGCTACCGAAACTACCAATGATAACTCTATTTCTAAAGAAGGGAAATTTAAACTCTGGACTTGGATCACTGCTGAAAAAACCAGAACCGATGCCTCATTTGACGAGGAATTTAAAAAGTATGGCGATAACGGATTAGATGCAATTTTAATTAACACATACGGCGACCCAGAACTATTAGCTAGACTTGTACCAATTGCCAAAAAACATAATCTAGAAGTTCACGCTTGGATGTTTACCATGAATCGCCCTGGTGATAAAGTCGCAGAACAGCACCCAGAATGGTACGCGGTAAGTAGAGATGGTAAATCTTGCTTTGACGAACCACCTTATGTAGGTTATTACAAGTGGCTTTGCCCAACTAGAAAAGAATCTCGCGAACACATTCTAGGCTTAATAGAAGGATTATCCAAAGTTGAAGGTGTAGCTAGTTTTCATTTAGATTATATCAGATACTCAGACATCTTTTTACCTATTGGGCTGTTACCAAAATATGATTTGAAACAAGAAACTGAACTACCAGAATATGACTTCTGCTATTGCGATGTATGTACGGCTGAATTCGAAAAAGAACATCATAAAAATCCGAATGACTTTAGTAATCCTGCGATTGATATGGAGTGGAAAAATTTCAGATTAAATAAGGTCAAAGCGATTGTAGACGAAGCTTATAAAATTACCCATGAAAATGGTAAATTATTAACTGCGGCTGTATTTCCTTATCCAGAGATGGCAGATCATATGGTTCGCCAAAGATGGGATAAATGGCAGGTAGATGCTGTATTACCGATGATCTATAATGTTTTCTATAACGAAGAAATTGATTGGATCGGGTACGCCACTAAACAAGGAGTTGAAGATTTAGAAGGCAGAAATACAGAATTACATACCGGTATTTATGTGCCAGAAATGACCGTTGAGCAATTAACAGAAGCTATTCATCAAGCAAAAAGCAATGGTGCAAACGGAGTATCATTCTTTGACGGACCAGCTATAACCGACGAACAATGGCAAGTAATTAAAGCTTCACAAAAACCTTAATTATTGTTTCATTTCTAAAGTTTTACTTTTTGTTAACACGTTGTTAAGCTTTTCACAATAGTTATTTGTCGAAATTTTTCATCATTCAACAGATTATAGATCAACTTGATACCTTATTATATTCAACTAACTAAACTCAATCATTTATGAACAAAAAATTCTTAAGTTTTTTGACCATTACGTTACTGCTGTTTTTTCAAGGAGTAACCGGTCAAGATAAAAACGTATCTGGTATTGTCACAGACGATACAGGATCACCTTTGCCGGGTGTAAACGTTGTTGAAAAAGGCACATCGAATGGTACTTCTACCGATTTTGATGGTAATTACGTAATTAACGTTGACACAAATGCAACTTTAGTATTTTCATCTTTAGGGTATAAAACTAAAGAAGTTGCTGTCAATGGTAGATCAACAGTAAACGCTTCAATTGACGAAGATGCTAGCGAATTAGATGAAGTAGTTGTAACTGCTTTAGGTATTCGTAAAGAAACCAAAGCATTAGGGTATTCATTAACAGAGGTTGATGCTGACGAAATCGCAACAATTAAAACACCAAATGCAATTAACTCGTTACAGGGTAAAATAGCTGGTGTAAACATTTCACAAAATGCAACAGGTGCTGCTGGTTCTAGTAGAGTTGTAATTAGAGGTGCAAGTTCATTATCCGGTAACAACCAACCACTTTATGTAGTTGATGGTATTCCTATAGGTAACGGAAATAATGGTTCTGCCAGTTTATGGGGTGGATCTGATGGTGGTGATGGTATTTCTAGTTTGAACCCAGATGACATCGAATCTATTTCTGTTCTTAAAGGTGGTGCAGCATCTGCGCTTTACGGCTCTCGTGCCGCAGGTGGAGTAATTATAGTGACTACTAAATCCGGTAAAGACCAAGAAGGTTTCGGAGTTGAATTTAGTAGTTCTGTAACTTTTGATAGAGTAAACACAGATTTACAAGATTTTCAACAAGATTACGGTCAAGGTATTAGAGGCGAAAGACCAGCAACACAAACTGCTGCTTTAGACGCAGGTAGTTCTTCTTGGGGTGAAGCTTTTGACGGAGCAAACTCTATACAATTTGATGGCGTTTCTAGACCATACTCTTATACTGGAAACAATGTAGATAAATTCTACAGAACAGGTTCTACATTCATTAATACAGTCGCAATAACAAATGCTTCTGAAAACATGACCTATAGATTGTCTGCTTCAGACTTAACGAATGAAGACGTTCTGCCAAATGCAGGATTAAACAGAAAATCATTCTCTATAAATTCAAGCGCAATTTTAGCTGAAAAATTGACTAGTAGCGTAAATGCAAAATACATTATAGAAAAGGTTAAAAATAGACCTAGACTTTCAGATTCTCCAGGTAACGCCAATTTCTCTGTTGCATTATTACCAGGTAACATAGATGTAACAACATTACAACCAGCAACAAATCCTGATGGTTCTGAAAGAGGTTTTAGCACGAATACATTTTCTACCAATCCATATTTCGCAGCAAATAATTTCAATAATGAAGATGTAAGAAATAGAATTATAGCATCTACATCATTACGTTATGACATTTTAGACTGGCTTTCTTTAACCGGTAGAATCGGTATTGATCATGATGTTATTAGAAGAACATCTGCAGAACCATTTGGTACTGCATACAAACCTTTAGGTGGTATCAATGAAGAAGAAAGAAGATACAATCAAGTTGATGCGGATTTAATATTAGCTGCTGAAAAAGATATCACAGACAAATTTGCTATTTCTGCTCTTGTTGGTGCCAACAATAACCACGTTAAATCTGAAAACCTTTTCTTAGGTGGTAATGATTTTATTGTTCCTGGTTTAGAAGATATAGGCAATACAGTTAGTCAGTCTCGTAGTAGAGAATATTCAGAAAGAAAAATTGGATCAGTATATGGTTCACTAGAATTATCTTACGATCGCTGGGCATATGTAACTTTTACTGGCAGAAATGACTGGTTCTCAACCTTATCTTTCCCTGGAAAAACTACGCCAAACGATGACTTTTACCCTTCTGTTAATGGTAGTTTAATTCTATCAGACGCACTTAACCTACCTTCATTTGTAAGTTTCTTAAAACTTAGAGGTGGTTATTCTGAAGTTGCAGGTGGTGCACAAAACCCTTACTCTTTAGC harbors:
- a CDS encoding SusC/RagA family TonB-linked outer membrane protein, which produces MNKKFLSFLTITLLLFFQGVTGQDKNVSGIVTDDTGSPLPGVNVVEKGTSNGTSTDFDGNYVINVDTNATLVFSSLGYKTKEVAVNGRSTVNASIDEDASELDEVVVTALGIRKETKALGYSLTEVDADEIATIKTPNAINSLQGKIAGVNISQNATGAAGSSRVVIRGASSLSGNNQPLYVVDGIPIGNGNNGSASLWGGSDGGDGISSLNPDDIESISVLKGGAASALYGSRAAGGVIIVTTKSGKDQEGFGVEFSSSVTFDRVNTDLQDFQQDYGQGIRGERPATQTAALDAGSSSWGEAFDGANSIQFDGVSRPYSYTGNNVDKFYRTGSTFINTVAITNASENMTYRLSASDLTNEDVLPNAGLNRKSFSINSSAILAEKLTSSVNAKYIIEKVKNRPRLSDSPGNANFSVALLPGNIDVTTLQPATNPDGSERGFSTNTFSTNPYFAANNFNNEDVRNRIIASTSLRYDILDWLSLTGRIGIDHDVIRRTSAEPFGTAYKPLGGINEEERRYNQVDADLILAAEKDITDKFAISALVGANNNHVKSENLFLGGNDFIVPGLEDIGNTVSQSRSREYSERKIGSVYGSLELSYDRWAYVTFTGRNDWFSTLSFPGKTTPNDDFYPSVNGSLILSDALNLPSFVSFLKLRGGYSEVAGGAQNPYSLALTYEIFGNPIAGQPLGRISGSTVPNANLVAFSKSETEIGLDMRFFNNRLSLDVAYYSNETTNDIVDVATSSYSGFSGASANLGKVSNEGVEFLISGSPIKTNDFTWNTTINGAYNRGLVEATDDVNSDVNLDEPRTQNVRITHIVGETYGTIVGVSYERDDNGTIVYEIDGDGVPRAVEGERKILGEGVPPLTLGFTNSFNYKNFNLNFLIDGKFGGQIFSGTNTILYGSGLHKNTLEGRESGLTVSGIDQATGQPFTTTVAPENLSTYYGEINDIAEEFVEDSDYIKFRQLSIGYSLPQKALENVFLTNVNVSLIASNLFYIKKSVDNIDPESAYTAGNSQGLEYFGVPSARSYGLTINVKF
- a CDS encoding sensor histidine kinase — encoded protein: MDIRLRKFLNRPKFFGTSEIKPWHHILFWSVYFGFNTFRWTFIHDDFLLSLRTNLIGFPIHMFLAYLNAYYLMPKFIYTKKYVQYTIYILLALLVMLLFKYNLTYYLVSTDVMPEANEIIDTLTIGYAVQTMIGEVYVISFFTAIKLTVDWLRESSKLHDLEKRQLKTELRFLRSQVSPHFFFNTLNNIYSLTLEKSDQAPEVILKLSELMRYLLYATKKQRQDLTSEINCIRNYIDLERIRFDDSLKIDMNISGDLVNCKIPPMLLIPLIENCFKHGASKNIGEMKIKIDIKVEDGFMDFKVSNSIPNVNKEYVYPVKRGGIGLSNVKKRLELGYGKNDYDLQIFEEDKMFNVFLKLKVI
- a CDS encoding carbohydrate-binding family 9-like protein; protein product: MAIVNKKSIKSKKAVALLLFLLYLGAISMAAQKTPLTYVAQNTTENITVDGKMDESSWQKTSWSSNFIDIEGIKKPTYETKFKMLWDDTNIYFFAELKEPHVWGTLKQKDTIIFYNNDFEIFIDPDGDTHNYYEFEMNALNTIWDLYLSKPYRNNGHITDGWDFKGIKTAVQVNGTLNNVSDIDEGWSIEIAIPWSFTTAPGGKPHVPENESWRINFSRVNWDFEVQNGKYSRKRDSAGKFLPEYNWVWSPQEVINMHEPERWGYVYFNKDSNITEYIIPEDEHIKWYMYELYRNLKNENSDKKKWTLKNGQLQHEPKTIAKKAIAAVLEENNFGFDLWVKSPFTNNKLIIHTDGKFETYHDKTN
- a CDS encoding LytR/AlgR family response regulator transcription factor; the encoded protein is MILKVIVVDDEPLAVKVLKNYIERVKELQLEGTFSNALDASTFLRDHQVDIMFLDINMPFLDGLEFLSTLHKKPFVIMTTAHEEHALKSFELEAIDYLVKPISLPRFFKSVDRVIGLKKGSDNGSSDKDEKPSIFVKVDKKKLQKIYLEEIMVIESLKDYIRIITPTAKYIIHRTLSSFTDELPGDNFLRIHRSYTIAVDKVSVVEGNSVEIGGIRYTIGRSYLADAKSRILNDLTD
- a CDS encoding family 10 glycosylhydrolase; amino-acid sequence: MIKPTKFLIFFIFAFIISCETKKETATETTNDNSISKEGKFKLWTWITAEKTRTDASFDEEFKKYGDNGLDAILINTYGDPELLARLVPIAKKHNLEVHAWMFTMNRPGDKVAEQHPEWYAVSRDGKSCFDEPPYVGYYKWLCPTRKESREHILGLIEGLSKVEGVASFHLDYIRYSDIFLPIGLLPKYDLKQETELPEYDFCYCDVCTAEFEKEHHKNPNDFSNPAIDMEWKNFRLNKVKAIVDEAYKITHENGKLLTAAVFPYPEMADHMVRQRWDKWQVDAVLPMIYNVFYNEEIDWIGYATKQGVEDLEGRNTELHTGIYVPEMTVEQLTEAIHQAKSNGANGVSFFDGPAITDEQWQVIKASQKP